The DNA sequence TTGCTGGATCATGCACCCGCAAATAGTCAAAAGATTTATGTGGGAAAGAAAGCCGGCAACCACCGCTACAGCCAGGAAGAAATTCATGCACTGATAAGTCACTTCGCACTTCAGGGTTTGCATGTGGTAAGACTCAAGGGCGGTGATCCTTTTGTATTCGGAAGAGGTCGTGAAGAATGGGCTTACGCTGCAACACTGGGGATCACCGTAGATGTAATACCGGGTATCAGCAGCAGCATCGCCGTACCGGAAGGTGCAGGGATACCACTCACCCACAGAAAACTTGCTGAAAGTTTTTGGGTGGTGACCGGCACTACATCCGGGAACAAATTATCGGATGACCTCAGGCTGGCAGCCCAATCATCTGCTACCATCGTGATCCTGATGGGGCTGGGAAAGATACACGATATCGTCAGTCTTCTCGCATCTCATGGCAAATCGGATACCCCTGCCGCCGTTATATCTTCCGGCAGTACCTCCGACGAAAAGGTCATCCTTGGAAAAGTAAATGACATCGCCGACAAGGTGCATGAGGCTGAGATCACATCACCTGCCATTATCGTTGTAGGCGATGTGGTGGCACTTGCCGAGCCATCCGAATGGATCCGATTGGAGCAAACCATTAACGCAGAGGTCCGATGAACATCCAGACGCAAGCCAGTCAGAATATACTCCTGCCGCTCTTCATGAAGCTGGACGGTCACCGCATTCTGGTGATAGGCGGTGGAAAGATCGGTCTGGAAAAGATCACCGCCATCCTGCGCAATGACCCTTCGGCCGCACTGACGGTGGTTGCGCCGGAGATCCTTCCTGAGATCACCGAACTGTCTGCACAATACGACATCCGGCTTCACAATCGTCCGTTCGAAACGGATGACTTGAACAGCATCTCGCTTGTATTCGCGGCCACAGGCCTGGCGGACGTCAACAAAATTATTCATGCAGAATCCAGAAAACGATCCATCCTGATCAACGTGGCGGATACGCCCGCACTCTGCGATTTCTATATGTCTTCCATTGTGATAAAGGGAGACCTGAAGATCGCCATATCCACGAATGGAAAATCTCCTACGTTAGGAAAACGTATGCGCGCATTCCTGGAAGAATGGCTGCCCGACAGCATCGGGGAAGTGATGGAACGCCTCCACCGTATCCGCAACAATATGAAGACGGATTTCGAACAAAAAGTAACCGAATTAAATCGCCTGACAAAGGTGTTTGAAGAAAGTAACAAAGGATCATGAGCATTACCACGGCACATCAAAAAGATACGCTGGAACACCGCCTGGCCACCCTGGCTCCGTTTGTGGGCCGTACCCCGCTCTTTCCCATTCAAAGGGCTTATCAGAAAGAGGGAGTCCGGATATTCGCCAAGCTCGAATGGATGCAGATGGGTCAGAGTGTGAAGTCCAGACCCGGATTTCAGATCATTTCAGATGCCATTCTCGAAGGTCACCTGCGCCATGGCATGGGCTTGCTGGATGCAACCAGCGGAAACACAGGAATTGCCTATGCCACCTTCGGTGCCGCATTGGGTATCCCGGTGACACTGTGCCTGCCGGAAAATGCCAGCGAAGAACGGAAGACCATCCTGCGCTCCCTCGGCGTGAACATCATTTTCACCTCACGCTTTGAAGGCACGGACGGCGCCCAGGAAAAAGCCAAGGAGATCGCAGCTGCCAATCCGGAACAATATTTCTATGCGGACCA is a window from the Flavobacteriales bacterium genome containing:
- the cobA gene encoding uroporphyrinogen-III C-methyltransferase codes for the protein MPHPSEPVKGKLTILGAGPGDPELITLKGIRALRSADVLLYDALVNPDLLDHAPANSQKIYVGKKAGNHRYSQEEIHALISHFALQGLHVVRLKGGDPFVFGRGREEWAYAATLGITVDVIPGISSSIAVPEGAGIPLTHRKLAESFWVVTGTTSGNKLSDDLRLAAQSSATIVILMGLGKIHDIVSLLASHGKSDTPAAVISSGSTSDEKVILGKVNDIADKVHEAEITSPAIIVVGDVVALAEPSEWIRLEQTINAEVR
- a CDS encoding bifunctional precorrin-2 dehydrogenase/sirohydrochlorin ferrochelatase, whose protein sequence is MNIQTQASQNILLPLFMKLDGHRILVIGGGKIGLEKITAILRNDPSAALTVVAPEILPEITELSAQYDIRLHNRPFETDDLNSISLVFAATGLADVNKIIHAESRKRSILINVADTPALCDFYMSSIVIKGDLKIAISTNGKSPTLGKRMRAFLEEWLPDSIGEVMERLHRIRNNMKTDFEQKVTELNRLTKVFEESNKGS
- a CDS encoding cysteine synthase family protein; this encodes MSITTAHQKDTLEHRLATLAPFVGRTPLFPIQRAYQKEGVRIFAKLEWMQMGQSVKSRPGFQIISDAILEGHLRHGMGLLDATSGNTGIAYATFGAALGIPVTLCLPENASEERKTILRSLGVNIIFTSRFEGTDGAQEKAKEIAAANPEQYFYADQYANDNNWKAHFEHTGPEIIEQTEGRITHFVAGLGTTGTFTGTGRKLKEWNPSTRLIGLQPNTPMHGLEGWKHLETAIVPKIYDPLVPDDIHEVDTAESYEVIKKVAADEGLLLSPSSAANLLGAMKVADSINEGVVVTVFPDNGDKYQEVFKNLFG